One window of Thermodesulfobacteriota bacterium genomic DNA carries:
- a CDS encoding DUF362 domain-containing protein, whose product MPKVMIHPATYDDVRVAVNTAFKLFPLEVTGKKVLIKPNVLRSSTAEEGIVTHPAVLKAVVDKVEEMEPASLIVGDNPGLFSYGANEESFEKTGLLSAAKGYYENIGNDSVKVDFNPDFMPRVSLSRAVLEADVIISLPKFKTHGLTVMTVAIKNSYGFLPGAQKSKLHRVAGSSERFHDVVVDVFQLRVPDLFIVDAVVGMEGNGPASPDLRNIGLILASNNAVALDSTIARMMGVDPDRLQFLKKARVIGLGDYDLDQIEIIGELKLLSDFKLPPLGGEAIMENQAAQEMIRSKTLLTPRANPDLCTACGTCIDQCPVSALSMNEDLPEVDDETCIRCFCCQEICPEKAIALR is encoded by the coding sequence ATGCCCAAAGTAATGATACATCCGGCCACTTATGATGATGTGCGTGTAGCGGTAAACACGGCTTTCAAGCTTTTTCCGCTAGAGGTGACCGGCAAAAAGGTTTTGATAAAACCCAATGTGCTTCGGTCTTCAACAGCCGAAGAAGGCATTGTTACCCATCCGGCGGTCTTAAAGGCGGTGGTTGATAAAGTGGAGGAAATGGAACCGGCCTCGCTCATCGTGGGGGACAACCCGGGGTTGTTCAGTTACGGAGCAAATGAGGAGAGTTTTGAAAAGACCGGATTGCTGTCCGCTGCCAAAGGTTATTATGAAAACATTGGGAACGATTCGGTCAAGGTGGACTTTAACCCTGATTTCATGCCCAGAGTAAGCCTTTCTCGGGCTGTTCTCGAAGCGGATGTGATCATCAGCCTGCCTAAATTCAAAACCCATGGGCTGACGGTAATGACCGTGGCCATCAAAAACAGTTATGGTTTTTTACCCGGAGCCCAGAAATCCAAGCTGCACAGAGTAGCTGGCAGTTCTGAACGCTTTCATGATGTGGTTGTGGACGTATTTCAACTTCGGGTACCTGATTTGTTTATCGTAGACGCGGTAGTGGGTATGGAGGGCAATGGACCGGCCTCCCCGGACCTGAGGAATATCGGTTTGATCCTGGCCTCCAACAACGCGGTTGCTCTGGATTCAACCATCGCCAGGATGATGGGAGTGGATCCAGACCGGTTGCAGTTCCTTAAAAAGGCCAGGGTAATCGGCCTGGGTGACTACGATCTGGATCAGATAGAAATCATAGGGGAGTTGAAATTGCTGTCCGATTTTAAACTTCCGCCCCTAGGGGGCGAAGCGATCATGGAAAACCAGGCGGCCCAAGAAATGATACGCAGTAAAACCCTCCTAACCCCGCGGGCGAATCCCGATCTGTGCACTGCCTGTGGAACCTGTATCGATCAGTGTCCGGTGTCGGCCCTGTCCATGAACGAAGACCTCCCTGAAGTGGACGATGAAACCTGTATCAGATGTTTTTGCTGCCAGGAAATT